Part of the Sphaerochaeta associata genome is shown below.
ACGGGTGGTGGATTCCCACTCCTTGGACAATGGAGTCTCCCAGCAGAAGCAGGGTCTTTGTGTGTTTGGAGATAGGTTCCACCTTCCCTTCCACTTTTACACCAACTTGGTGGTGCAGAGGCAGATGGATGGCAATATCCCGGCCTGCTTGAAACACAAGTGGACCGCTTACGAGCGGATGCTCCTCCCTCTTTCCATCGATGCTCACATCGATTGTCTCAAAAAGGTCCAAGGGCCTGCCATACAAGGCTGCAAAGTCGAGCACATTGTCCCCTTGTTTTGCAAGCAGGGACTGGTTGTAGCGCTTGATGTGCACTGTCGTTTCGCTTTCAGTAACAAACCGAAGACAGATCGAGGCACTGGTCTTGGCCATCGCCCGATAGAGCGGATGGGAGTTGAACGGCTGTCCGTCACTGTCGTTGAACCGAAGAAACTGGACATAGCCATCTTCAAGAATTCGATGGGAAACGGCATTGTGAGCCAGCTCAAAGATCAAGGAGTGTTCGTTTTCCATATACCTCTTCCCAGTTTGTGGTGAAATCGTGGACGGCCTTGGTGATGGAGGGCATGGACAAGCCGGTACAAAGCAACGAGTAGGGAACCGTACAGCAGCTGGCCCCGCTTGCATAGGCTGTGGTGATCTCATTTATGTTCTTGAAGCTTGCTGCAAGGACCTGGCAGCTGGTGCTGTTGGCCCACAGCAGCGAGCTCAGCTCCTTGATTACCTTCGCCGCATCGATATCGATGTTCAGCATCCGGTTGTAGTAGACGGCAAGGTATCGCGCCCCGCTGAGCATGGCGAGGATGCCCTGCAGCGTCGTATAGATTGCAGTCGCTGTAATATTGACCCCTTTCTTGGAGAGAATGCGGATTGCTTCAAGCCCCTCCTGTGTGACAGGAATCTTGACGAAGGTGGAAGGTCCGAGCAATGAGACGATCTTCTGTGCTTCAGCCATGATTGAGGCGCAATCGGTACTGACCACCTGCACATGCAGGCTCCGGCTCTCACCGATGAGCTCCCTGATTTTTCTCATATGGACAAAGAAGTCAACGCCGCCTTCGGCTTTGATGATGGTTGGATTGGATGTCACCCCGCTGATGGGATAGGTCGCAAGGCCTCTCTCGATTTCAGCAAGATTCGCAGTATCAAGCATAAGTTCCATGGCATACCTCTACAGCCATCATGCCACAGATGCAAGGCAGGGGGGAAGTATCAGAAGCGTAGTTTCTTCGAGCGAAATTGGCTTGGCGTCATTCGATACGCCCGTTTGAACAGGCTGTAGAAACGATGAATGGAACCGAAACCACACTGCTCGCTGATCTGGGTGATGGTGGCATTGGATTGCTTGAGCAACAAGCAGGCCTGCTCCAGCTTCTCTGTGGTTATCTCCTCCCAGATTGTACGCTTGCGGTACCGGCGGAAGCGCATCTCCAGTGCGCGTCTGCAAATCGTCGCTTCATCGGCCACGTCACTGGCTGTCAGACCCGAGGTGGCCCGGGCCTTTATCAACCGCAACGCGTCGGCCACCTGCTCATCCTCGCAGAGTACCAGACGGGTGCTCTCGCGTTCGGTCACCGGGCCTGGTGCAATTCGCCGGATATGCATCCCGCTCTGCCTTCCGCCAAGCATCGCATCGAGCATCGCCGAAGCTTCATAGCCGATGGTCTTGCAGTCAGGTTGGATGCTGGAAATCGAGGGACTGGCCAGTTCGCAGAGCAGTGTCTCGTTGTCCACCCCCAGCACCATGACCTCGATCGGTATGTTGATCGAAAGCCGCTGGCAGGCAAGCTCGACCTTCATGGCCGAAAGGTCGTTGCAGCAGAACAAGCTGATGGGCTTTTTCAGTGTCTGCAGCCATGCATCCAGCTCCACTGATGGTTCGTACAGCTGTCTCCACCACCCAAGCGGCCGGGAGAAGGAGACAATATCGGATGGGTTCATACTCACGCTGCTGGCAAATCCCACAAAACGCTCCCGGGCCCAATGCACATGGTCGACTCCGCACCACCCGACGTTCTTGCTGCCAAGTTTCTTCAGGTAGGTACCGGCGCTCACCCCCGTCTGGTAGTCATCGTTGCGTACCTGGCTGAACAGCTTCAGAGATGATGAGCCGGCAATATCAACTACAGGAATCCCAAGCGAAGCACAAAAGAGTGCTTCCTGGTCGTCCTCGATGCGGGCGATCAGGGCATCGCACTCCGACAAAGCCTCCTGATCGAGGGAGAAGAACCACGGGCCTTGCCCCCTGACCTGCCAATCACCTTTGGCCCTCGCATACTGCACCACCCCGCTGGCAACAGCCATGTCATAGCCGTCCTGAAATCGAAGCTTCAAACCAATTTGTTTCATCAGTGGAGAGTGTACCATACTATTCGCAAAACGATACAGCTTTTTCGCATATCAAGCATTGCATAATCAGAGAAACCCCGTATGCTTGTAATGAGGAGGAACGCATGAGCCACACAACCATTACCATACCCGCTACCGGTGCAGAAATGCCGGTGATAGGAGTAGGAACCTTTGGCAGCGACCATGTCAGTGCCAGTGAAATGGCCCAGGCAGTCAAGCTTGCCTTGGAAATCGGATATCGCAACATTGACTGTGCCAGCGTCTACGCCAACGAGAAAGAGATCGGACAGGTGCTCCATGAGAGCAACATTCCCAGAAAGGAACTTTGGATCACGAGCAAGGTCTGGAATGACATGCATGGGAAAAAGAATGTCATTGCTTCGGCAAAACAGAGCCTACGCGACCTGCGCCTCGATTACCTCGACCTGTATCTGGTCCATTGGCCGTTTCCCAACTACCATCCCCCCAAGTGCGATGTCACCAGCCGCAGTCCCGATGCAAGGCCTTACATCCATGAAGAGTTCATGGAAACATGGCAGGGCATGGAGGAATTGGTCAGGGAGGGCTTGGTCCGTCATATCGGAACCAGCAATGTGACCATACCCAAGCTTGAACTGCTCTTGGGTTCTTGTTCCATCAGGCCTTCGGTCAACGAAATGGAGTTGCACCCCTGCTTTCAACAGAAAGAGTTCAGGCAGTACCTCGCCATGCAGAACATCATTCCCATCGGATACAGTCCACTGGGCTCTCCCAACAGGCCCGAACGGGACACCACGGCGGAGGACGTTGTGGATATGGAGCACCCGATCGTGCTCGAGCTTGCCAGAAAGCACAACGTCCATCCGGCGGCCGTCTGCCTGAAATGGGCACGGGGCAACGGTATAGTTCCCATTCCCCAGTCCACCAAGGAGAGGAACCTGAGAAGCAACCTGGAAAGCGTTCTAGGCGAGCCGCTGAGCAAAGAAGAACTCATGCTGCTTGAACGTGCCGATTGCAACAACCGCCTGATCAAGGGGCAGGTGTTTTTGTGGAATGAAGCGGAATCATGGCATGACCT
Proteins encoded:
- a CDS encoding XylR family transcriptional regulator, producing MKQIGLKLRFQDGYDMAVASGVVQYARAKGDWQVRGQGPWFFSLDQEALSECDALIARIEDDQEALFCASLGIPVVDIAGSSSLKLFSQVRNDDYQTGVSAGTYLKKLGSKNVGWCGVDHVHWARERFVGFASSVSMNPSDIVSFSRPLGWWRQLYEPSVELDAWLQTLKKPISLFCCNDLSAMKVELACQRLSINIPIEVMVLGVDNETLLCELASPSISSIQPDCKTIGYEASAMLDAMLGGRQSGMHIRRIAPGPVTERESTRLVLCEDEQVADALRLIKARATSGLTASDVADEATICRRALEMRFRRYRKRTIWEEITTEKLEQACLLLKQSNATITQISEQCGFGSIHRFYSLFKRAYRMTPSQFRSKKLRF
- a CDS encoding fructose-6-phosphate aldolase; its protein translation is MELMLDTANLAEIERGLATYPISGVTSNPTIIKAEGGVDFFVHMRKIRELIGESRSLHVQVVSTDCASIMAEAQKIVSLLGPSTFVKIPVTQEGLEAIRILSKKGVNITATAIYTTLQGILAMLSGARYLAVYYNRMLNIDIDAAKVIKELSSLLWANSTSCQVLAASFKNINEITTAYASGASCCTVPYSLLCTGLSMPSITKAVHDFTTNWEEVYGKRTLLDL
- a CDS encoding SGNH/GDSL hydrolase family protein, with amino-acid sequence MENEHSLIFELAHNAVSHRILEDGYVQFLRFNDSDGQPFNSHPLYRAMAKTSASICLRFVTESETTVHIKRYNQSLLAKQGDNVLDFAALYGRPLDLFETIDVSIDGKREEHPLVSGPLVFQAGRDIAIHLPLHHQVGVKVEGKVEPISKHTKTLLLLGDSIVQGVGIHHPSQNLATLLGNQLGVQVINQGLAGAMINAKVVQKLELEAPVASILLSVGTNDWTIRENLAEIRGEMFALLGRIRKFYPKVPVLLLTPLYRTDILQNKRMGSFKELTQALIQATRCFAAVEVADGLSLSLRDAYDDQFLHPDQKGISFLAKSLAPLIPFQR
- a CDS encoding aldo/keto reductase, which gives rise to MSHTTITIPATGAEMPVIGVGTFGSDHVSASEMAQAVKLALEIGYRNIDCASVYANEKEIGQVLHESNIPRKELWITSKVWNDMHGKKNVIASAKQSLRDLRLDYLDLYLVHWPFPNYHPPKCDVTSRSPDARPYIHEEFMETWQGMEELVREGLVRHIGTSNVTIPKLELLLGSCSIRPSVNEMELHPCFQQKEFRQYLAMQNIIPIGYSPLGSPNRPERDTTAEDVVDMEHPIVLELARKHNVHPAAVCLKWARGNGIVPIPQSTKERNLRSNLESVLGEPLSKEELMLLERADCNNRLIKGQVFLWNEAESWHDLWDEDGTIPCPESYRKGGAR